In a genomic window of Jaculus jaculus isolate mJacJac1 chromosome 8, mJacJac1.mat.Y.cur, whole genome shotgun sequence:
- the Rpap1 gene encoding RNA polymerase II-associated protein 1, whose protein sequence is MLSRPKPGESEVDLLRFQSQFLTAGTAPAVQLVKKGSRRHGAGNSDQPLLQDCRDVVMLDNLPDLPPALVPAPAKRSRSSPGHPEPQDEDLEERLSRHDQHITAVLTKIIERDTSSVAVNLPVPSGVAFPPVFHRSQERQGTPAVSGKRSIFAQEIAARRASESRVPSLGEVVPSLDLPEGTVTCKSPPSSDKSSRLPGSRHNFQRPHLVTGKGLRVPEAEQEAQTIHEENVARLQAMAPEEILQEQQQLLAQLDPSLVAFLKSHSHTQEEAGVNATKDQRPEGPSVPVLKEETIMSASTSEPKKEDKLEPEAPAMVLPMTPHKEWLHMDTVELEKLHWTQDLPPLQRQQTQEQMQARFSLQGELLAPDVDLPTHLGLHHHGEEAERAGYSLQELFHLTRSQVSQQRALALHVLSQVIGRAQAGEFGDRLDGSVLRLLLDAGFLFLLRFSLDDRVDGVIAAAVRALRALLVAPGDEELLDSTFSWYHGASVFPLMPSQEDKEDEGEDEEPAAEKTKKNPEEGSRPPPDLARHDVIKGLLATNLLPRLRYVLEVTCPGPSVVLDILAVLIRLARHSLESAMRVLECPRLIETIVREFLPTSWSLMGVEPTPSMYRVPCAAAMKLLRVLALAGRNIAARLLSSFDLRSRLCRFIAVAPQELGLPLKEAETLSAEAFRLWAVAASYGHGGDLYRELYPVLIRALQALPAELSSHPLQPLSAQRMASLLTLLTQLTLAAGSTHSEPISDSAEAHLSATSSSITWTQVSGLQPLVEPCLKQTLKLLSKPDMWHALGPVPSACLLFLGAYYQVWSQQPHLCPEDWLQDIERLSEELLLPLLNQPSLGSLWNSLRHCSLLCNPLSCAPAPEALPSLVSLGCAGGCPPVSVAGPASPFPFLTALLSLVNTLVRIHKGLCGQLAAMLAAPGLQKYFLQCVAPGPAPQLMPFSAWALRHEHHLQYLALSLAQKAATSQPVPDTSAALHHAVALALLSRLLPGSEHLAQELLLSCVFRLEFLPETTSGGPEAADFSDGLSLGSSGDPWRGRGDLLSRACQNLPSIRSCYLTHCSPARASLLASQALYCGQLRRVSSLLLPVPKEPLLPTDWPFQPLIHLYHSASDTPGLPSTNIVGTAMTVLQWVLVLESWRPKALWAVPPAARLARLMCVFLVDSELFRETPIQHLVAALLAQLCRPQVLPNLNLDCPLPGLTSFLDLYASFLDHFEAVSFGDHLFGVLVLLPLQRRFSVTLRLTLFGEHVGALRALGLPLTQLPVPLECYTGPPEDNLALLQLYFRALVTGALRPHWCPVLYVVAVAHINSFIFSQDPKSSDEVKAAQRNMLQKTWLLADEGLRHHLLYYKLPSSSVPEGFELHSQLPALRQRHLQALTSKVPPNGVSMT, encoded by the exons ATGCTGTCTAGACCTAAGCCAGGGGAGTCTGAGGTGGACCTGCTGCGCTTCCAGAGTCAGTTTCTGACTGCCGGCACAGCCCCCGCAGTGCAATTGGTGAAGAAAGGAAGTAGGAGACATGGCGCTGGTAACTCAGACCAGCCTCTGCTGCAGGACTGTCGGGATGTGGTGATGCTGGACA ATCTCCCAGATTTGCCCCCAGctttggttcctgctcctgcaaAGAGATCTAGGTCCagcccaggtcaccctgagcctcAGGATGAGGACCTTGAAGAAAGACTGAGCAGGCATGATCAGCACATCACGGCTGTCTTGACAAAAATTATT GAACGCGACACAAGTTCGGTGGCTGTGAATCTTCCTGTGCCCAGCGGCGTTGCCTTTCCCCCTGTGTTCCACCGCTCACAAGAGAGACAG GGGACTCCAGCAGTATCTGGGAAGAGGAGTATCTTTGCCCAGGAGATAGCAGCAAGGAGAGCATCTGAAAGCAGGGTCCCATCACTTGGGGAAGTTGTCCCCAGCCTGGACCTACCAGAGG GTACTGTGACCTGTAAGTCACCCCCCTCTAGTGACAAGAGTAGCAGGCTTCCAGGAAGCAGACACAATTTCCAGCGGCCACATCTGgtcacaggcaagggcctcagGGTCCCAGAGGCTGAGCAGGAAGCACAGACCATCCATGAAGAGAATGTAGCCAGACTGCAAGCAATGGCTCCAGAGGAAATcctgcaggagcagcagcagttgCTGGCTCAGCTTG ACCCCAGTTTGGTCGCCTTCTTGAAATCGCATAGCCACACCCAAGAGGAAGCAGGAGTGAATGCCACCAAGGATCAGAGACCAGAAGGACCTTCAGTTCCTGTCCTTAAAGAGGAGACCATCATGTCAGCTTCTACCAGTGAGCCCAAAAAGGAGGACAAGCTGGAGCCAGAAGCCCCAG CAATGGTACTGCCCATGACCCCCCACAAAGAATGGCTTCATATGGACACCGTTGAGCTAGAGAAGCTTCACTGGACCCAGGACCTGCCTCCACTCCAACGGCAGCAGACACAGGAG CAAATGCAGGCCCGGTTCAGTCTTCAGGGAGAACTCCTAGCCCCTGATGTTGACTTGCCCACCCATTTGGGCCTGCACCACcatggagaggaggcagag AGAGCAGGGTACTCTCTACAGGAGCTGTTCCATCTGACCCGCAGCCAGGTGTCCCAGCAGAGAGCACTGGCATTGCATGTGTTGTCCCAGGTCATTGGCAGG GCCCAGGCTGGTGAGTTTGGGGACCGGCTAGATGGTAGTGTCTTACGTCTGCTCTTGGATGCCGGTTTCCTCTTCCTTTTGCGCTTCTCCCTGGATGACAGGGTGGATGGGGTCATCGCAGCAGCTGTCCGGGCTCTTCGTGCTCTGCTAGTAGCTCCTGGAGATGAG GAGCTTCTGGATAGCACCTTCTCTTGGTATCATGGAGCTTCGGTGTTCCCTCTGATGCCCAGCCAGGAGGACAAGGAGGATGAGGGTGAGGATGAGGAACCCGCagcagaaaagacaaagaagaaccCCGAGGAAGGAAGCCGACCTCCGCCTGATCTGGCCCGACATGATGTTATCAAG GGGCTCCTGGCCACCAACCTGCTGCCTAGACTACGCTATGTGCTAGAGGTGACTTGCCCAGGACCCTCTGTTGTCCTTGACATCCTGGCTGTGCTCATCCGCCTGGCCCGGCATTCCCTGGAGTCAGCCATGAGG GTCCTGGAGTGTCCTCGCTTAATAGAGACCATAGTTCGAGAGTTTCTGCCCACCAGCTGGTCCCTCATGGGGGTGGAGCCTACCCCCAGTATGTACAGAGTGCCCTGTGCTGCTGCCATGAAACTGCTTAGAGTCCTGGCTTTGGCTGGGAGGAATATTGCTGCCAGGCTG TTGAGCAGCTTTGATCTTCGGAGCCGCCTATGCCGCTTCATAGCTGTGGCTCCCCAAGAACTGGGATTGCCCCTcaaagaagcagagacactgaGTGCTGAGGCCTTTCGTCTGTGGGCCGTGGCTGCCTCCTATGGCCATGGTGGTGACCTTTACAG GGAGCTGTACCCAGTGCTCATTCGAGCCTTGCAGGCGCTGCCCGCGGAACTCAGCTCCCACCCACTACAGCCCCTGTCCGCGCAGCGCATGGCCTCGCTCCTCACGCTCCTCACTCAGCTGACCCTGGCAGCTGGTAGCACCCATTCTGAACCCATCAG TGACTCTGCTGAGGCTCACTTGTCAGCCACCTCATCTTCAATCACCTGGACACAGGTATCTGGACTCCAGCCACTGGTAGAACCATgtctaaagcagactttgaagttgCTGTCCAAACCTGACATGTGGCATGCCCTGGGCCCAGTACCCAGTGCCTGCTTGCTGTTCCTGGGTGCCTACTACCAAGTCTGGAGCCAGCAG CCACATTTGTGCCCAGAAGACTGGCTTCAGGACATCGAGCGTCTGTCAGAAGAGTTGTTGTTGCCGCTGCTGAATCAGCCCTCCCTGGGCAGCCTGTGGAATTCCCTGAG GCACTGCTCACTTCTCTGCAACCCTCTGTCCTGTGCTCCAGCCCCTGAAGCTCTCCCCAGTCTTGTGTCACTGGGCTGTGCAGGGGGCTGTCCCCCTGTCAGTGTGGCTGGTCCAGCCTCACCTTTCCCCTTCCTCACTGCCCTCCTCTCTCTTGTCAACACTCTGGTCCGGATCCACAAGGGACTTTGTGGCCAG CTGGCTGCCATGTTGGCTGCCCCAGGACTCCAGAAGTACTTCCTCCAGTGTGTGGCTCCTGGGCCTGCCCCTCAGCTCATGCCCTTCTCTGCCTGGGCCCTACGCCATGAGCACCACCTGCAGTACCTGGCACTCTCCCTGGCCCAGAAAGCG GCAACATCTCAGCCAGTGCCAGACACCAGTGCTGCCCTCCACCATGCTGTGGCCTTGGCCCTGCTGAGCCGGCTGCTGCCTGGAAGCGAGCACCTCGCCCAGGAGCTCCTGCTGAGCTGTGTCTTCCGGCTGGAGTTCCTCCC GGAAACTACATCAGGGGGTCCAGAAGCAGCTGACTTCTCCGATGGCCTGTCCTTGGGGAGCAGTGGAGATCCTTGGCGTGGGCGAGGGGATCTCCTCAGTCGGGCCTGCCAGAACCTCCCCAGCATCCGCAGCTGCTACCTGACTCACTGCTCACCAGCCCGAGCCAGCCTGCTTGCCTCCCAGGCCTTGTACTGTGGGCAGCTACGGCGAGTCTCAAGCCTGCTGCTGCCTGTGCCTAAGGAGCCGTTGCTGCCCACTGACTGGCCCTTCCAGCCACTGATTCATCTCTACCACTCGGCTTCAGACACTCCTGGGCTCCCTTCCACTAACATTGTGGGCACAGCCATGACAGTCCTACAGTGGGTGCTAGTTCTAGAGAGCTGGCGCCCCAAGGCCTTATGGGCAGTGCCTCCTGCTGCCCGCCTGGCACGGCTTATGTGTGTGTTCCTGGTGGACAGTGAGCTGTTCCGAGAGACCCCCATACAGCATCTGGTGGCAGCTCTCCTAGCCCAGCTCTGTCGGCCTCAAGTCCTGCCAAATCTCAACCTGGACTGCCCACTTCCTGGCCTGACTTCTTTTCTGGACCTCTATGCCAGCTTCTTGGACCATTTTGAGGCTGTCTCTTTCGGGGACCACCTTTTTGGGGttcttgttctccttcccctgcAGCGTCGGTTCAGTGTCACCTTGCGTCTCACACTCTTTGGGGAGCATGTGGGAGCCTTGCGAGCTCTTGGCCTGCCTCTGACCCAG TTACCTGTGCCCCTGGAGTGCTACACAGGGCCTCCTGAAGACAACCTCGCCCTCCTCCAGCTTTACTTTCGGGCCTTGGTAACTGGTGCACTCCGTCCACATTGGTGTCCTGTACTCTATGTTGTGGCTGTGGCTCATATCAATAGCTTCAtcttttcccaggacccaaagaGCTCA GATGAGGTGAAGGCTGCTCAAAGGAATATGCTACAGAAAACATGGCTTCTGGCAGATGAG GGTCTGCGGCATCATCTCCTTTACTATAAGCTTCCTAGCTCCAGCGTCCCAGAGGGCTTTGAGCTGCATTCCCAGTTACCTGCCCTGAGGCAGCGGCATCTCCAGGCACTGACCTCTAAGGTGCCCCCAAATGGAGTGTCCATGACCTAG
- the Ltk gene encoding leukocyte tyrosine kinase receptor isoform X1 has translation MGCWDPLLLWLGAAGAVLCSSSGSQTPFLPSSPLLKPVRAPKVTTTPSGWEPASRPNPLGMEGPWLFNTCGASGRQGPTQTQCDAAYAGSSVAVMVGVGPLRGVQMWRAPGSGLYLISAYGAAGGQGARNHLSRAHGVFLSAVFALRGGEPLYIVVGQRGEDACPGGSPESRLVCLGEPRAAEARVAATQSVAGWPRPAGGGGGGGGATYVFRPRDGLLEPLLVAAGGGGRAYLSRKDRRWALAAREKLENRSAAPGSGGRGGAAGGGGGWTSRAPSPQAGRSPQEGAEGGRGCAEAWAAVGWAAAGGFGGGGGACSAGGGGGGYRGGDTSETDLLWADGEDGVSFIHPSSELYLQPLAVTESHGEVEIRRHPNCSHCPLKDCQWQADLQFAQCICPEGMELAMDKITCMDLPTTTSSLVLMVAMVGALILSLPVVCAILILVYQKWQGLPGTRLPGPELELSKLQTSAIQTAPNPYYCQVGLGPAQSWSLPPGLTEVSPANVTLLRALGHGAFGEVYEGMVIGLPGDPSPLQVAIKTLPELCSYQDELDFLMEALIISKFSHQNIVRCMGLSFRAAPRLILLELMSGGDMKSFLRHSRPHLGQPSPLAMQDLLQLAQDIAQGCHYLEENHFIHRDIAARNCLLSCTGPSRVAKIGDFGMARDIYRASYYRKEGRALLPVKWMPPEALLEGIFTSKTDSWSFGVLLWEIFSLGYMPYPGCGNQEVLDFVITGSRMGPPRGCPGPVYRIMTQCWQHQPELRPNFASILEHLQYCTQDPDVLSSPLPMELGPILEEEGSLRLGNEYLENLTAPQPQDFSSENLKSWEGSSLGPWLTPGLKALKSKGLQPQNLWNPTYGS, from the exons ATGGGCTGCTGGGACCCGCTGCTGCTGTGGCTAGGAGCTGCTG GAGCCGTTCTTTGCTCCAGCTCCGGGTCCCAGACGCCCTTTCTGCCATCCTCGCCTTTGCTGAAGCCAGTCCGCGCTCCGAAAGTCACCACCACGCCTAGCGGGTGGGAGCCAGCCTCCCGCCCAAATCCTCTAG gtatggaAGGGCCATGGCTGTTCAATACCTGTGGAGCCAGCGGCCGGCAGGGCCCCACACAAACTCAGTGTGACGCGGCCTATGCCGGGAGCAGCGTGGCGGTGATGGTGGGCGTCGGGCCGCTGAGGGGCGTGCAGATGTGGCGGGCGCCTGGCAGCGGCTTGTACCT CATCTCGGCGTACGGGGCTGCGGGCGGCCAAGGCGCCCGGAACCACCTGTCGCGGGCGCACGGCGTCTTCCTCTCGGCCGTCTTCGCCCTCCGCGGCGGGGAGCCGCTCTACATTGTCGTGGGCCAGCGGGGCGAGGACGCCTGCCCCGGG GGGAGCCCCGAGAGCCGACTCGTCTGCCTGGGAGAGCCTCGGGCTGCCGAAGCGCGCGTGGCCGCGACCCAGAGCGTCGCGGGCTGGCCTCGCCCGGCGGGaggcggcgggggcggcgggggcGCCACCTACGTCTTCCGG CCGCGCGACGGcctgctggagccgctgctggTGGCGGCGGGAGGTGGCGGTCGCGCCTACTTGAGTCGGAAAGACCGACGCTGGGCTCTGGCTGCCCGCGAGAAACTCGAGAACCGCTCGGCCGCGCCCGGGAGCGGCGGGAGAGGAGGGGCGGCAG GTGGCGGGGGCGGCTGGACGTCGCGGGCCCCCTCTCCGCAGGCGGGCCGCTCACCGCAGGAGGGGGCCGAGGGCGGCCGGGGCTGCGCGGAGGCCTGGGCTGCGGTCGGCTGGGCAGCGGCCGGCGGCTtcgggggcggcggcggggcaTGCTCtgcgggaggcggcggcggcggctacCGGG GGGGTGATACTTCTGAGACTGACCTCCTCTGGGCTGATGGGGAAGATGGGGTATCCTTCATACACCCCAGCAGTGAGCTCTACCTGCAGCCTTTGGCAG TTACAGAGAGCCATGGAGAGGTGGAGATCCGAAGGCACCCCAATTGCAGTCATTGCCCCTTGAAAGACTGCCAGTGGCAGGCAGACCTCCAGTTTGCTCAATGCATATGCCCAGAGGGCATGGAGCTGGCTATGGATAAAATCACTTGCATGG ACCTGCCCACAACTACAAGCTCTCTGGTCCTAATGGTGGCCATGGTGGGAGCCTTGATACTGAGTCTCCCTGTGGTGTGTGCGATCCTGATTCTAG TGTACCAGAAGTGGCAGGGCCTACCGGGAACCAGGCTGCCAGGCCCTGAGCTTGAGTTGAGCAAACTTCAAACCTCTGCGATCCAGACAGCCCCCAATCCTTATTACTGTCAGGTGGGGCTTGGCCCAGCCCAGTCCTGGTCTCTGCCCCCAGGGCTCACTGAGGTTTCCCCAGCCAATGTCACTCTGCTCAG AGCTCTGGGCCATGGTGCCTTTGGTGAGGTGTATGAGGGAATGGTAATTGGTCTTCCTGGGGACCCCAGCCCTCTTCAGGTGGCTATCAAG ACCCTGCCAGAGCTCTGCTCCTATCAGGATGAGCTGGACTTCCTCATGGAGGCACTCATTATCAG CAAGTTCAGCCATCAGAACATTGTACGTTGTATGGGGCTCAGCTTCCGAGCTGCCCCTCGCCTCATTCTGCTGGAGCTGATGTCTGGAGGGGACATGAAGAGTTTTCTGAGGCATAGCCGGCCACACCTG GGCCAGCCATCACCTCTGGCTATGCAGGACCTGCTGCAGTTGGCCCAGGACATAGCCCAAGGCTGCCACTACCTAGAGGAAAACCACTTTATCCACAG AGACATTGCTGCCCGGAACTGTCTGCTGAGCTGCACTGGGCCCAGTCGAGTGGCCAAGATTGGGGATTTTGGAATGGCAAGAGATATCTACCG GGCCAGTTATTACCGAAAGGAGGGCCGGGCCTTGCTCCCAGTTAAATGGATGCCCCCAGAAGCTCTCCTGGAAGGCATCTTCACATCCAAGACAGACTCTTG GTCTTTTGGGGTGCTGCTGTGGGAGATCTTCTCACTGGGCTATATGCCTTACCCTGGGTGTGGCAACCAGGAGGTTCTGGACTTTGTCATCACAGGGAGCCGAATGGGCCCTCCTAGGGGCTGTCCTGGGCCTGT ATACCGCATCATGACCCAATGTTGGCAGCACCAGCCTGAGCTCCGCCCCAACTTTGCCAGCATCTTGGAACATCTTCAATACTGCACTCAG